A window of the Gossypium hirsutum isolate 1008001.06 chromosome A03, Gossypium_hirsutum_v2.1, whole genome shotgun sequence genome harbors these coding sequences:
- the LOC107887848 gene encoding uncharacterized protein — MWRKAESEAGLNISDQRRGQRYRGQRERERLDDDLKSIKLSIPPFQGRSNPEAYLEWEKKIELIFECHNYSEAKKVKLATIEFTDYAMIWWDQLTLNRRRNGERPINTWAEMKAAMRQRFIPTHYHRKLYQKLQNLSQGTRSVEDYYKEMEVAMIRVDVDEDREATMARFLSRFNHEIANIMELQHYVEIVDIVHMAIKVEKKLKKKGAARGYSTTNMPKWNQGTSKSPTVSQTKDPMAPAKTTKPMVENSKGKAVESTQNQLRDIKCFKCLGRGHIASQCLNQSAMVIQPNGNIESKEEGDKRVENDAENPSEPRKNWSIRSKARCLLLRGGKVCSLVIDGGSCTNVASTLLVEKLDLLTSVHPSPYKLQWLNDGVELKVTKQVLVPFSIGKYEDDVICDVVPMHAGHILLGRPWQFDRRVKHDGFANKYTFNYHG; from the exons ATGTGGAGGAAAG CCGAAAGTGAAGCTGGCTTGAATATTAGTGACCAGCGAAGAGGCCAACGTTATCGTGGCCAACGAGAGCGAGAAAGGctcgatgatgacttgaaaagcattaagttATCAATTCCCCCATTCCAAGGCCGTTCGAACCCCGAGGCATATTtagagtgggagaaaaagattgAACTCATTTTTGAGTGCCATAACTATTCGGAGGCtaagaaagttaagttggctaCCATAGAATTCACCGACTATGCTATGAtttggtgggaccaacttacCTTAAATCGGAGGCGAAATGGCGAACGACCCATTAACACTTGGGCCGAAATGAAGGCTGCCATGCGCCAGAGGTTCATTCCAACACACTACCACCGAAAACTCTACCAAAAGCTCCAAAACCTTTCCCAAGGTACAAGGAGTGTCGAGGACTATTACAAAGAGATGGAAGTTGCTATGATCCGAGTGGACGTGGATGAGGATCGAGAAGCAACTATGGCTAGATTTCTGTCTAGATTTAATCACGAGATTGCCAACATCATGGAGCTACAACACTATGTGGAGATAGTTGATATAGTCCACATGGCCATCAAGGTCGAGAAAAAACTTAAGAAGAAAGGTGCTGCCCGAGGTTATTCAACCACTAATATGCCCAAATGGAACCAAGGCACAAGCAAGAGTCCTACGGTGAGCCAAACGAAAGATCCTATGGCACCAGCCAAAACTACTAAGCCTATGGTTGAAAATAGCAAAGGCAAGGCTGTTGAAAGTACCCAAAATCAGTTGAGGGACATTAAATGTTTTAAGTGCCTTGGAAGAGGGCATATTGCAAGTCAATGTCTGAATCAGAGCGCCATGGTGATTCAACCTAATGGCAATATTGAATCGAAGGAGGAAGGAGACAAAAGAGTTGAAAACGATGCCGAAAACCCTTCTGAACCGAGGAAGAATTGGAGTATCCGGTCGAAGGCGAGATGCTTGTTGTTAAGAGGAG GAAAGGTATGTAGCTTAGTAattgatggaggaagttgtacaaatgttgCGAGCACCCTCCTAGTTGAAAAGCTTGATCTGCTGACAAGTGTGCATCCGAGTCCTTACAAGCTACAATGGCTTAATGATGGAGTTGAGTTAAAGGTAACCAAGCAAGTTCTTGTTCCATTTTCAATTGGAAAATATGAAGATGATGTTATTTGTGATGTGGTGCCTATGCATGCGGGCCATATACTGCTTGGGAGGCCATGGCAATTCGACCGAAGAGTGAAGCACGACGGGTTCGCAAACAAATATACTTTCAATTAtcatggctga